From Leptospira kirschneri serovar Cynopteri str. 3522 CT:
AAAACAGTGCATAACGTTCAGTTAAAGATAAATCGAATGTCCTTAAAATCCAAAAGATAAGAACTTTAAAATTATAGTAATTCCCACCGTTTTAGTGTAAATTTTTAACTTAGTGAGAGTTCCTACGTTTTAGAGAAATCAGTTTTTTCTTTTTTCTTGTAAGTTCCGTTTTGAAATCAAAATTCCAATTCCGGAAATATATAAAATCCCAGGACTGACACCTAAGATTACCCAGAGAATTTTAGTGATGATTCCTCCAAAAGTACCATAATGAATTGGTCGAAATGAATCTATAATTGTATAAAACAGATTTTCGTTGGAAAGATTGAAGATTTCTAACAACTTTCCGGATTCTGAATCAAAACGAACATAAGAACCGAACCTACTTCGAAACGGATTGGTTGGTTTTTCAGTTCCGTAAAATTGAATCGGATCATTTTCATGATGATGGGGAAAAGAAACAAACCCAATCTGAAATTCGGGAAGTTGCATTTTAAGTTCTTTCAAAAGTGAATCCACAGAAATGGATTCTTTGAAAAACTTTTCGACTTTTCTTTCTTCTTGCGAAAACGAAAGATTTACTATGGCTTGAACATTCCACCAAGCACCCGTAAACCCCAAAGACATATTAAACACTAAAGAAAACACTCCGACCAATTTATGAAGATCAGAAAAAAAAGTTCTAAGCGATTGTTTTGTTCTCAGTCGCAATAAATTTTGCCAGATACTTCGATAAAGAATCATTCCGCTGATTCCTTGAAAAATGAATATAACTCCGAACAATGTGGTCAAAAAATATCCGAAACTACCCATAAGCAAACTATAATGTAGTTTTAGCATCCAACCGTAAAAAGAGTCAGATCGATTTTCCGAAAGTATTCCTAAAATTTTTCCAGTATAGGGATTTAACAAAATTACAGATTCTTTTCTATCTTTAGAATCTAAAAAATGAAGCCAAACTTGATCCGGTTGATTTTGTTTTTCTGGTAACAACCATCCGGCTAACGTATGGGAAGGAAGTTCCTGTCTTAACTTTGCTCTAAGAACATCTATAGACAAACGTTCTTTATCTACAAATATATACCACCGATTCGGATTCAACAGTTGATCAATTTCCTTTCCAAAAACTAATAAAGAACCGCTAAAACCAATTATAACTAAAAATACTCCAGTAGAAATTCCTAATATAGAATGTAGTTTATACAATTTTTTTCGATTCATATAAAATTTTACTCAATGGGTTCAAAATCGGGCTTCATTTCAAAAATAGTTTAAATGCACAAAGAATCATTTATTGAACACTCTGTATTTCTAAGAATTAAATAACGTGAGCAGGGCGTAAAAAAACCGGGTGAATCCGGCTTCCCGGGCAAGCTAAACCGGGCTATCAGCTCTGGTCAAAAAATTGCATGCAGAAAACATAATACAATATATCGTCTTTAGTTTCAATTTCAAACGCGATCTAAAACGCGATCCATAGAGAGCGTTTTACTGAGTTTCAAACGCGGCCCGAGAAACTAAAGCGAATGCCTCTCTAAGGATCGGCATTCAGGAAAGCGTTTTGCTGAGTTCCCCTACGTTTCAATCCCTTTTGCATTAATTTGC
This genomic window contains:
- a CDS encoding PepSY-associated TM helix domain-containing protein, giving the protein MNRKKLYKLHSILGISTGVFLVIIGFSGSLLVFGKEIDQLLNPNRWYIFVDKERLSIDVLRAKLRQELPSHTLAGWLLPEKQNQPDQVWLHFLDSKDRKESVILLNPYTGKILGILSENRSDSFYGWMLKLHYSLLMGSFGYFLTTLFGVIFIFQGISGMILYRSIWQNLLRLRTKQSLRTFFSDLHKLVGVFSLVFNMSLGFTGAWWNVQAIVNLSFSQEERKVEKFFKESISVDSLLKELKMQLPEFQIGFVSFPHHHENDPIQFYGTEKPTNPFRSRFGSYVRFDSESGKLLEIFNLSNENLFYTIIDSFRPIHYGTFGGIITKILWVILGVSPGILYISGIGILISKRNLQEKRKN